gggcataaggtgtgcatttttcaccggattttgacatatatagctgaggtggtgggtattcaaagttcggcccagccgaacttaacgtctttttacttgttttttgcttgAAAAGTCCAACACTTTGTAAGCATTGTGGCGACACTTGTAAGTCGTTGTTCCGTATATATGTagtatatttttcttaaatcaaAATCACCATAAGTCTAAATTGGAAACACTATCTTTAATTAAAGGCTGGGGTTGAACTTTGCATCCCTCTTGATTATCCGTCTTTCTTATTTGTTAGTCTAACGACTGCTCCAGAATGTGTAATATACAATAACAAACGGAATACTTAAGACTTTGCATTTGGACTATTCTAAGAGGGAATTTCCTTCATGCTTCCGTCCATAATCCAAATAAACCGGCTGACATATTTGAGGGCTACTTCCAAGGGTCAATTGAAGAgcaatattaaaattatttgcaaCTTATCAAAAACTTAATCTATTCTTGTAAATTAACTAAGATTCGCAATGTTATGTTTGCCAAACAACATTGAATGGATGGATGTGGACAAACTAGTAGTGGAATATTTGTTCTTTTATAGACATTCagcttttttcaattaaaagaagAATACCCGTTCCCGTGGAAGAACTTGCAGGCGAATGGGTTGTCGGACGGCAAAGTGGCACTTGCACTCTCTTTCTCTGGACGTTTTGAGCATCGTAATAGGCTAAAGTTGTTTAGCTTATTTccagtttttccttttttcaaaCTCCAGTACTTAAGTCCGAGAAAATCTATGTGCGAATGAGTGTATGTTGCATGTGACGATGTGTGgggaaaatgcaatttttattacGTCCCATACAAATATCTGTACAGTAAAGCCTGCTTTATAAGTTTAGATGTGCATAAGAAGTATACAGTTCACAAGCAAAAGTGTGTTAGGTTTAAGGCGGTGCCGCACAATAAGCGGAAATTGTAAAAACGGCCAAAATGTttcatatatcaaaatttagcTTGTGAAATTGCATAAAGATCATATTGAGCTTTCTTATTCCAAAATATGAACGATTCAATTCAATACGGAAATTAcccaaattttttacataaatcCTTATAAATTCTCCGAACTTTGCGTCCCGTTACACAAATTTAAATACATAAAATAATAACAtccttttattttaaatttaatctggaatttttagaaagttttgtttttaaaataaaaattactatTAATGTTTTTCCAAAACCCTTTTTTGCTGCGATATTCTAAAATAATTTGATATACTTTCCCTGAAATCGATAAGCGTCACCGAGCGTTAACCAACATTTAAGTTAAATATCTTCCgcaaagtaccctttcctatatAGCAAAGGAAATGTGTGCACGTTTTTGCGTTTTGGCTGATATAACCACTTTTCTGATTTAATAGCATCgaagatatgtccgtctgtctgtaaatAAAATCATTATAGCATGATAGAGGAGAACGGtataaacttgaaattttctacagattGTACTTGATAGAGCAGATCATTGAAAATTGAGTATAAACCGTATCCGTTTATATTCAAGTCCAGCTCCCCTATATGCCTATGTTGGGATTTTAATTCTTGGCCTACAAAACTCTAAACTTAAATTAgaaattaactaaaaattaggcatttaaacaaaattatgacttccaatacgtaaaataaataaaagctaCCGAAATCATGTATTGTGCGATCTAAAAACCTTTCATAACGGAAATTTATTTAAGAAATAGGTGAAATTTGggtggtatatatgtatatatggcagccatatccaaatctgaaccgatttctaccaaattCAGCACACATAATGATAAATGCTTAAGAAAataatctgcaaaatttcgggaaaatGTGTTTATCAATCTGCTTCTATAATTATGCTATAAAAATCGGGCGTTCATAGATATGACATGAAttccttaatctgaaccgatttcgtgaATCAACCAATCGGGTTGACAGATGTACATTACAAAGCAATTTTAGTTCAATCGTTCATTGCGATGAATTCTTTCGATACAAGAAAAACCAAGCGATTTGGTCTTGTATATCAaaaataggaggccaccgtagcgcagaagtaagcatgaccgcctatgacgctgatcgcccgcgttcgaattctggcggtAATATCTGCGGTGCTTTTCCCTTCCAAATGCTGGCGGCGCACATTGGTTCAAGTTCATTGAACGAGCGGCTAAAAATAGAAGAAGTTGTCGAAGGAcaatgaaacttggcacataggcattttttgtttgaatcaagaaaaaatggaaaaatcaaaatgatcCGCCCACTTTTACGCCCACCTCCCatacaaagtaaaaattaaattttgacctaCGGCATTGTTTTTTGGCACATAGCATTTTTAAACACTCAGAatcatttgtgtgaaatttgaaaaatatccgcccacttttaatttttaatgcatcaattcaattttcacaaaaagtaattattaTAATTGTAGAATGggctcctgaaaatatatacctgATCCGCCCACTTTTACGGCCACCTCCCATAGAAAAaacatgaataaataaattaagcatagtcttttaataattttttaacatcattatcgtactccaattttttgatttgcagCTTTGAGCGAAATCTATTTATAAATGGGTCTGAAGACAATAAAAGGTTATGCATTACATCTTCATTAGTGGCTACACGTCCAATTCTTCGCGAATGATGTAATCTATAGGCTCTATAATCTTTATTCCTcgcttcctgagcttcttcggaCAGCATACCTGATACAAACaatcaattaaaatgtaaaaaatgaaaattaaatcattGAATAAGGGCCTTTAAATAGAGACATACCTATTGGCAGAATAGCTTCTGCTATAATTTTGCTACCATGCACCAGAATCTTATGCACAGTTACAGGCATGTAGTACCAGCCATAGAGATCAACAAACAACTTGGCAGTATCCATgcaatatatatgaaatttgctAGTGTCGACTGCTGCATTACAATTTATTGCggccaaaataattttaaatctaTGTATTAACTCTTCTTTTATTCCAATTACGTCTGCAGTTTTGGCTGGATTTTCGAAAAACCTTCTTGCCGTATTGCCATCGTTTGTTGTGCCCATACCTTGCTTCACCGCGTCCACATTTATGCCCAGTGTCAACTTTAATCTCTTCCCAATTTCAGCTTTATTTGCCGCCATTTCAATTTTTGTGTAACTATCTGTTCTCCATTTTTTGAAACTTAGACGGTAAGAAATGTGCAGAATGCACTCCATAAATTTGATTCTCGCATGCAAGGGAGAAATACCAAACGCAACTGCTTCTTCCGAACATTTCCTCAAAATCACCGCATCTAAATTATTCATTTCTGTGGGCTTTGCTCCACATATGAAGCAAACCGCCATAGATGAACTTCCAGAAATCGTAGTAGCTACTTTCCCATCAATCATTGTTAATTTCAGTGTGTGAGAAATATTGAAGTTTCTGCTATGCAATTCAACGacagtatttcttaaattttttatttcgtcATTAACACGACTGACCTCTGAATTTATAACTTCAGCTGTTTCTtgtataaattcaaattttaacggTCGGCAAAATCTAGTTGATGATGGCTCTGTATTTCTCCAGCACATTGTTGACATATTATTACGCTCTGTGAGGGTCAATGGAACAAGTGACGTTAAGAACATATATTTATCGGAGTCATTTGGATCTGTGAATTTTTGATGGTATTCACTGTGTCCCGAACTTCCGTCACAGCCCCATTTTGAGAACATTTGCAGTTCGTTGGGGAGTTCTGTCACCTCATTCTCGGTTTTTGTCATCAAAATCCTGGTTACTGTATGATCTAATAACTGTTGTAGAGAAACTTTGCTACAACTTTCTTGCACCTGAACATTTGCAggatagcattttttttttgcttccagTACCTGATGGTAGGATGGGTAAATGTCGAATCCAATTTCTCTAGCTGAACTGCGCAAAACCTCATATTGATGCTTTGACAACGAAGCATCAAGTATCAGCCCAAGTGCCTTCTCCGGGGTGAACGCCTTAATGGATTTGTCTAAACACTCACTTTTTTTTGCGGCAGACGATATCAACACCATTGAGGTGTTTTCACAAAAATCTTGTACCTTTGTCCTCTTTGTTCGCGGTTGGCAATCCTCGAAGGCTTTTGCTGGACGTCCACgtttaaccatatttgaacaGCTTGGTGCTTCATTGTTTGCGGTATATTTGCACACTTTGTAGACATTTTTCAGCCAATTTTCATTAAGATCAAGAAATCTGGTTTTTATGCGTCTTGCTTTTTGCCATCTATCTTTGAACtttgtaaaaaagttttttttcaaaaatccagTAAAGACTTCAACATCCTCAGCAGTCATTCCTTCATTGCTATTTGCAATGACTTCGACAGTAACATCAATATCACTGTTGTTATCAATTAATATTtcgcaaatatttaaataagaaattgttacattttccataattaataaaattaaatcttgATATCACTTAAAAACACACCTCTTATCACTGCACTTGCCAATGTAATGTCAATTAGCATATCAATAATATTAGAAATGTATACCCAAAAGCAGAAATTTAAATCAGAAACTGTATATTGTTGTTGGTACTTAATGTATTACTTATTAAGCTCTAACGGAAAAGATTTTGTGCAATAAAGAGAGCAAGACATAATGTGTAGTTGTTATTGCATGCAACAACATAATAAATGAATGATAACACAGCACCTAATAGTCTATCGCTTGATCTTCTATTGTTGTTAACAGTAAAGAattatggcaacaacaacaacaagcatgaACGAAAATTCACGTTTTCTTACTTTatcactttatagtttttactgTTTCTTTTGGAAAGGAGCAGGTATGAgcagctgaatttttttttagcttttagctGAGACTTCAAGCTGTAATTTGACGTCTTTCGTTAAACAGCGCTCCACAGCGCTAAAAACATGCAGTCCACTGAAGTTGAtgaacattgaaattttgatgttgtttatattttgttctacgaaattttttatgtggcactttttccaactttttttaatGCAAATCTCATCTATGACAATTGCCATTTACGAAAATATACAACAAAGTCAAATGATAAGTTTACTGTGATTGTACCAAAAGATTGAATATACAGTAAATTTGCATGCCATTTTAAACAAGCGAACATATATGAACTTGGAGCGTGTCTGT
The genomic region above belongs to Stomoxys calcitrans chromosome 5, idStoCalc2.1, whole genome shotgun sequence and contains:
- the LOC131998163 gene encoding uncharacterized protein LOC131998163 isoform X2 gives rise to the protein MTAEDVEVFTGFLKKNFFTKFKDRWQKARRIKTRFLDLNENWLKNVYKVCKYTANNEAPSCSNMVKRGRPAKAFEDCQPRTKRTKVQDFCENTSMVLISSAAKKSECLDKSIKAFTPEKALGLILDASLSKHQYEVLRSSAREIGFDIYPSYHQVLEAKKKCYPANVQVQESCSKVSLQQLLDHTVTRILMTKTENEVTELPNELQMFSKWGCDGSSGHSEYHQKFTDPNDSDKYMFLTSLVPLTLTERNNMSTMCWRNTEPSSTRFCRPLKFEFIQETAEVINSEVSRVNDEIKNLRNTVVELHSRNFNISHTLKLTMIDGKVATTISGSSSMAVCFICGAKPTEMNNLDAVILRKCSEEAVAFGISPLHARIKFMECILHISYRLSFKKWRTDSYTKIEMAANKAEIGKRLKLTLGINVDAVKQGMGTTNDGNTARRFFENPAKTADVIGIKEELIHRFKIILAAINCNAAVDTSKFHIYCMDTAKLFVDLYGWYYMPVTVHKILVHGSKIIAEAILPIGMLSEEAQEARNKDYRAYRLHHSRRIGRVATNEDVMHNLLLSSDPFINRFRSKLQIKKLEYDNDVKKLLKDYA
- the LOC131998163 gene encoding uncharacterized protein LOC131998163 isoform X1 gives rise to the protein MENVTISYLNICEILIDNNSDIDVTVEVIANSNEGMTAEDVEVFTGFLKKNFFTKFKDRWQKARRIKTRFLDLNENWLKNVYKVCKYTANNEAPSCSNMVKRGRPAKAFEDCQPRTKRTKVQDFCENTSMVLISSAAKKSECLDKSIKAFTPEKALGLILDASLSKHQYEVLRSSAREIGFDIYPSYHQVLEAKKKCYPANVQVQESCSKVSLQQLLDHTVTRILMTKTENEVTELPNELQMFSKWGCDGSSGHSEYHQKFTDPNDSDKYMFLTSLVPLTLTERNNMSTMCWRNTEPSSTRFCRPLKFEFIQETAEVINSEVSRVNDEIKNLRNTVVELHSRNFNISHTLKLTMIDGKVATTISGSSSMAVCFICGAKPTEMNNLDAVILRKCSEEAVAFGISPLHARIKFMECILHISYRLSFKKWRTDSYTKIEMAANKAEIGKRLKLTLGINVDAVKQGMGTTNDGNTARRFFENPAKTADVIGIKEELIHRFKIILAAINCNAAVDTSKFHIYCMDTAKLFVDLYGWYYMPVTVHKILVHGSKIIAEAILPIGMLSEEAQEARNKDYRAYRLHHSRRIGRVATNEDVMHNLLLSSDPFINRFRSKLQIKKLEYDNDVKKLLKDYA